From the Ruminiclostridium josui JCM 17888 genome, one window contains:
- a CDS encoding argininosuccinate synthase, whose translation MSKEKVLLAYSGGLDTSIIIPWLKENYGYEVIAMAGDVGQGEELEPLNEKAIKTGASKLYIEDLKEEFITDFIYPTLKAGAVYEGKYLLGTSFARPIIAKRMVEIAIKEGCTAICHGATGKGNDQVRFELTVKALAPHLKIIAPWRIWDIKSREDAIDYAEARNIPIPVTKKDNYSMDRNLWHLSHEGSDLEDPWNEPQYDKLLKLMVSPEKAPDVPTYVEIYFEKGIPKKVNGVEYSPIEMMDVLNKLAGENGVGIVDMVENRLVGMKSRGVYETPAGTVLYAAHRELELLCLDRDTLHYKDIIAQRFAELVYFGQWYTPLRESLSAFVDKTQETVTGTVRLKLYKGNCMPAGAKSEYSLYNEAIATFSKDEVYNQKDAEGFINLFGLPMKVRAQMLQNKDIK comes from the coding sequence ATGAGTAAGGAAAAGGTTTTACTGGCGTATTCGGGTGGACTTGACACCTCAATAATTATTCCATGGTTAAAAGAAAACTACGGTTATGAAGTTATTGCCATGGCTGGAGATGTGGGACAAGGTGAAGAACTTGAACCATTAAATGAGAAAGCAATTAAAACCGGTGCATCAAAACTTTACATAGAGGATTTGAAAGAAGAATTCATTACTGATTTTATATATCCTACTTTGAAAGCAGGTGCTGTATACGAAGGAAAGTATCTTCTGGGAACATCTTTTGCAAGACCTATTATAGCGAAAAGAATGGTTGAAATTGCTATTAAAGAAGGCTGTACAGCTATCTGCCACGGAGCTACTGGTAAGGGTAACGACCAGGTAAGATTCGAGCTGACAGTTAAGGCTTTGGCTCCACATCTTAAAATAATAGCACCTTGGAGAATTTGGGATATAAAATCAAGAGAAGATGCAATAGATTATGCTGAAGCAAGAAATATTCCTATTCCCGTAACAAAAAAAGATAACTACAGTATGGACAGAAACCTTTGGCATTTGAGCCATGAGGGCTCCGATTTGGAAGATCCTTGGAATGAACCTCAGTATGATAAGCTTTTAAAGCTGATGGTTTCACCAGAAAAAGCACCAGATGTTCCTACATATGTTGAAATATATTTTGAAAAAGGTATTCCAAAGAAAGTTAACGGTGTTGAATACAGCCCAATTGAAATGATGGATGTTCTTAATAAGCTTGCAGGTGAAAACGGTGTAGGTATTGTTGACATGGTTGAAAACAGACTTGTGGGTATGAAGTCAAGAGGTGTATATGAAACTCCTGCAGGAACAGTTTTATATGCTGCTCACAGAGAGCTTGAACTACTTTGCCTTGACAGAGATACACTCCACTATAAAGATATAATTGCACAAAGGTTTGCGGAACTTGTTTATTTCGGACAGTGGTACACTCCTCTTCGTGAATCTTTATCAGCTTTTGTTGATAAGACACAAGAAACAGTTACTGGAACTGTAAGATTGAAGTTGTACAAAGGTAACTGCATGCCTGCAGGTGCAAAATCTGAATACTCATTGTATAATGAAGCAATTGCTACCTTCAGCAAAGACGAAGTTTACAATCAGAAGGATGCAGAAGGATTTATCAACCTCTTTGGTCTCCCAATGAAGGTTAGAGCTCAAATGCTGCAAAACAAGGATATCAAATAG
- a CDS encoding N-acetylmuramoyl-L-alanine amidase, protein MKKKIDFKKLLVCILGCLLVIIPQFSVFAAQALTMSYDGKKVKYSGTIYKVTIDGKEVKTDFPGIVFNNTAMLPVSAVFTELGGKVSWDSKLQLVNVAYNGLKLQFKNNDANCNMDGKSYKLIAQAKTINGRLIIPVDFIKNIKSLSVVVDSKGKSINIKKIKAAPPKNDNQSDKPEKPSEPIKEKPDDEPEKVPVKQVLSSYLTYVSNQDRVYFAFKGIALTSTGSTIKKYFTENYDKESGKYTITIPETANIDLEENTYKIDDDYVETIAILHNMETLETNFIISVKKEFAFYTSYNEDLKQTEVNLLTPAKEGERLVVIDAGHGGIDPGASGGSILEKNVNLDIALKLEKLLKAKNINTFMIRQDDTFVGLYDRPYIANALNATLFLSIHNNAFDKSSAKGTETLYYPEKAGDKSFTGQKFAQLIQNSLMSKLDTYNRKTISRPGLVVLKYTRMPSSLAEIGFLTNPDDLKRLINPDFQLKTAEALCDAIVKGLDQINKEQESKKEEIKKEENKKEENKQEQIIEK, encoded by the coding sequence ATGAAGAAAAAAATCGATTTTAAGAAACTGCTGGTATGTATTTTGGGATGTTTATTAGTAATAATACCTCAATTTTCTGTGTTTGCGGCACAGGCTCTGACTATGAGTTATGACGGAAAGAAAGTAAAATACTCCGGCACCATCTACAAAGTTACAATAGATGGTAAGGAAGTTAAGACCGACTTTCCCGGAATTGTATTTAACAATACAGCCATGCTGCCTGTCAGTGCAGTGTTTACAGAGCTGGGAGGGAAAGTCTCATGGGACAGTAAACTACAGCTTGTGAACGTTGCATATAACGGCTTAAAGCTACAGTTCAAGAACAACGATGCAAATTGCAACATGGACGGGAAAAGCTATAAGCTTATAGCTCAAGCAAAAACTATTAATGGTAGGCTTATAATACCTGTTGACTTTATAAAGAATATAAAAAGTCTTTCAGTAGTTGTAGACAGTAAGGGCAAATCTATAAATATCAAAAAAATAAAAGCTGCTCCTCCTAAAAATGATAATCAGAGTGATAAACCTGAAAAGCCAAGTGAACCGATAAAGGAAAAGCCTGATGATGAACCGGAAAAAGTACCTGTAAAGCAAGTATTAAGTTCCTACCTTACATATGTAAGCAATCAGGACAGGGTATACTTTGCTTTTAAAGGAATTGCACTAACTAGTACCGGCTCAACTATAAAAAAATATTTTACAGAAAATTACGACAAAGAAAGCGGAAAATATACTATTACAATACCTGAAACAGCAAATATAGATCTTGAAGAAAATACATATAAAATTGATGACGATTATGTTGAAACCATAGCTATTTTACATAACATGGAAACTTTGGAAACTAATTTTATTATTAGTGTGAAAAAAGAGTTTGCATTTTATACTTCATATAATGAAGATTTAAAACAAACCGAAGTAAATCTTCTCACACCTGCCAAAGAAGGGGAAAGACTGGTTGTTATAGATGCGGGGCATGGAGGTATTGACCCGGGTGCTTCAGGAGGTTCTATCCTCGAGAAGAATGTAAATCTGGATATTGCATTAAAGCTGGAAAAATTATTAAAGGCTAAAAATATAAATACTTTTATGATTAGACAGGATGATACATTTGTTGGCCTTTATGATAGGCCTTATATAGCAAATGCGTTAAATGCTACATTGTTTTTAAGTATACATAATAATGCATTTGATAAAAGTTCCGCGAAAGGTACAGAAACCCTGTATTACCCTGAAAAGGCTGGAGATAAATCTTTTACAGGACAAAAATTTGCTCAATTAATACAGAATTCTCTAATGAGCAAGCTTGATACATATAATAGAAAAACCATATCAAGACCCGGTTTAGTTGTTCTGAAGTATACACGTATGCCTTCAAGCCTTGCGGAAATTGGATTTTTAACTAATCCTGACGATTTGAAAAGGCTAATTAATCCGGATTTCCAGTTAAAGACTGCTGAGGCATTATGTGATGCCATAGTTAAAGGACTGGATCAAATCAATAAAGAACAAGAAAGTAAAAAAGAAGAAATCAAAAAAGAAGAAAATAAAAAAGAAGAAAATAAGCAAGAACAAATAATTGAAAAATAA
- a CDS encoding epoxyqueuosine reductase QueH, producing MKVLLHMCCGPCSTYPVQELMSEGIDIQGYFYNPNIHPIEEHTRRRENVEKFSKIKNIPVIYDDEFRQAEWEGMKNIGDARCIHCYSLRLENAAKLAVQNGCDAFTTTLLVSPYQKHDLIKELGDKYAAQYGTTFLYRDFRPGFRQGQQMAREMELYRQKYCGCILSLPVK from the coding sequence ATGAAAGTACTATTGCATATGTGCTGCGGACCATGTTCCACGTATCCCGTACAGGAACTTATGAGTGAGGGTATTGATATACAGGGGTATTTTTACAATCCCAATATACATCCTATTGAAGAACATACAAGACGCAGGGAAAATGTTGAAAAGTTCAGCAAAATAAAAAACATTCCCGTAATATATGATGATGAATTCAGGCAGGCTGAATGGGAAGGTATGAAAAATATAGGGGATGCTAGGTGCATTCATTGCTACAGTCTGCGCCTTGAAAATGCGGCAAAACTCGCTGTCCAAAATGGTTGTGACGCATTTACAACAACACTGTTGGTAAGCCCGTATCAGAAACATGATTTAATAAAAGAACTTGGGGATAAATATGCAGCCCAATACGGAACTACATTTTTATACAGGGATTTCAGACCTGGGTTCAGACAGGGACAGCAGATGGCAAGAGAAATGGAATTGTATCGTCAAAAATACTGCGGATGTATTCTTTCCCTTCCTGTTAAGTAA
- the ruvB gene encoding Holliday junction branch migration DNA helicase RuvB, giving the protein MTDLTDERLVEAGTRPDDFDEVSLRPKRFDEYIGQSKAKDNLTVFIEAAKRRKEALDHVLLYGPPGLGKTTLASIISSEMGVNLRITSGPAIEKAGDLAAILTNLGTHDVLFIDEIHRLNRSVEEILYPAMEDYALDIIIGKGPSARSIRLDLPKFTLIGATTRAGLLTAPLRDRFGVINKLEMYTPEELKEIVIRSAGILNIGLDQEGAYEIARRSRGTPRIANRLLKRVRDFAQVKGSGVINLELAKHALDALEVDEIGLDGVDRNMLLSIINKFGGGPVGLDTLAASIGEEPGTIEDVYEPYLIQLGFINKTPRGRMATKNAYAHFGLEYDG; this is encoded by the coding sequence ATGACGGATTTAACTGATGAGAGGCTTGTTGAGGCCGGTACACGTCCTGATGACTTTGATGAGGTGAGTTTAAGACCAAAAAGGTTTGACGAGTACATAGGACAGTCAAAGGCCAAGGATAACCTGACAGTTTTTATAGAGGCGGCAAAGAGAAGGAAAGAAGCCCTGGATCATGTATTGCTTTATGGCCCTCCGGGACTTGGAAAGACTACTCTTGCAAGTATAATTTCATCTGAGATGGGCGTAAACCTGAGGATTACATCAGGTCCGGCAATAGAAAAAGCCGGTGACCTGGCTGCAATACTTACAAACCTGGGTACACATGACGTATTGTTTATAGATGAAATACACAGGCTGAACAGAAGCGTGGAAGAAATTCTTTATCCTGCCATGGAGGATTATGCTCTGGATATAATAATTGGCAAGGGGCCAAGCGCCAGATCAATAAGATTGGATCTTCCAAAGTTTACCTTGATAGGTGCTACTACAAGGGCTGGCCTTTTGACTGCACCTCTAAGAGATAGGTTTGGAGTAATAAATAAATTGGAAATGTATACTCCCGAAGAACTAAAAGAAATTGTAATACGTTCGGCAGGGATCCTTAATATCGGACTTGACCAAGAAGGTGCTTACGAGATTGCAAGAAGATCACGAGGAACCCCAAGAATTGCAAACAGACTATTAAAAAGAGTACGTGATTTTGCACAGGTAAAGGGAAGCGGTGTTATAAATCTTGAACTGGCAAAACATGCCCTTGATGCACTAGAGGTTGACGAGATAGGTTTGGATGGAGTTGACAGAAATATGCTCCTTAGCATAATAAATAAGTTTGGAGGCGGTCCGGTAGGACTGGATACACTGGCAGCATCAATAGGAGAAGAACCAGGTACTATTGAGGATGTATACGAGCCATATCTTATACAATTAGGATTTATAAATAAAACTCCAAGGGGAAGAATGGCAACAAAAAATGCTTATGCACATTTCGGGTTGGAGTATGACGGTTAA
- the ruvA gene encoding Holliday junction branch migration protein RuvA: MFAYIKGTVEVKNNDSIIVEAGGIGYRIFTALSTINNMGQPGTPVKIYTHYYVREDIAALYGFGTVEELSMFEMLLAVSGVGPKAAISLISTLSPSRFALAVVSQDTKSLTKAPGIGMKMAQRIILELKDKISKEQLTASIPEVASDNIGTSGDSVLSEAVSALMVLGYGSVEASSIINGIYEEGMSVEDLIKKALKSLSK, from the coding sequence ATGTTTGCATACATAAAAGGCACAGTGGAAGTAAAAAACAACGACAGTATAATAGTAGAAGCCGGTGGAATTGGATATAGGATATTTACCGCACTTTCTACAATAAATAATATGGGACAGCCCGGAACACCTGTAAAGATTTATACGCATTATTATGTTAGAGAGGATATTGCTGCTCTTTACGGTTTTGGTACAGTTGAAGAACTGTCTATGTTTGAGATGCTTCTGGCGGTTTCGGGAGTTGGGCCAAAGGCCGCAATATCTCTGATTTCAACGCTGTCGCCATCAAGATTTGCATTGGCTGTTGTTTCCCAGGATACAAAGTCACTGACAAAGGCTCCGGGTATAGGAATGAAAATGGCTCAGCGAATTATCCTTGAGCTAAAGGACAAAATATCAAAGGAACAGCTCACAGCTTCTATTCCAGAGGTTGCTTCTGATAACATCGGAACTTCCGGAGACTCTGTTTTGTCTGAGGCTGTTAGCGCTTTGATGGTTTTGGGATACGGCTCAGTAGAAGCATCAAGCATTATAAACGGTATTTATGAAGAAGGAATGAGTGTAGAAGATTTAATAAAGAAAGCACTCAAGTCCCTTTCAAAATAG
- the ruvC gene encoding crossover junction endodeoxyribonuclease RuvC has translation MIIMGIDPGFAITGYGVVKYERNKFSVLDYSAITTGASMKFSDRLLVLYNELERLINEFRPDAISIEELFFNKNIKTALTVGHGRGVAVLAAAKSGIDIFEYTPLQVKQSVVGYGRAEKAQIQQMVKAILNLPAIPKPDDVADALAVAICHGNSHRMGTVLGNGRF, from the coding sequence GTGATAATAATGGGGATTGACCCTGGATTTGCAATTACGGGCTATGGTGTTGTAAAATATGAAAGGAACAAATTTTCGGTTTTGGATTACAGTGCTATTACTACAGGAGCATCAATGAAATTTTCGGACAGGCTTCTGGTACTGTATAACGAGCTTGAAAGACTTATAAATGAGTTCAGGCCTGATGCGATATCCATTGAAGAACTGTTTTTCAATAAGAATATTAAGACTGCACTTACCGTGGGACATGGAAGAGGGGTAGCCGTACTTGCTGCTGCCAAATCAGGCATAGATATATTTGAATATACTCCTCTGCAGGTAAAACAATCGGTGGTTGGCTACGGCAGGGCGGAAAAGGCTCAGATACAGCAGATGGTAAAGGCTATATTGAATCTTCCGGCAATCCCAAAGCCTGACGATGTAGCGGATGCTCTGGCTGTGGCAATATGCCATGGAAATTCACATAGAATGGGTACAGTACTGGGGAACGGAAGGTTTTAA